Genomic segment of Pseudomonas sp. DY-1:
TGGCGGAGCTGGCCAAGCAGGGCGATCCGCGCCTGGCCGATCCGCGCTGGGTTGACCGTGTCAGCCGGCAACTGGCCAAGGCTACTCGCTGCCTGCATGACCACGGCTTCGCCCACAACGACCTGAAGTGGCGCAACCTGTTGGTCGATGAAACAGGCGAACTTTTCCTGATCGACTGCCCGACTGGCACCTTCTGGTGGGGGCCTTTCCTGCACTACCGGGTCATCAAGGACCTCGCTTGTCTGGACAAGGTTGCCAAGTACCACCTGAGCCGCAGCCAGCGCCTGCGTTTCTACCTGCAGTACCAGGATCGACCGGGCCTGGAACGCAACGACAAGCGCCGGATACGGCAGATTCTCAAGTTCTTCGAGGGACGCGAATGAGCGACTTCATCGCAGCGGCCGATCGCGAGATCCTCGCCCGCCATGGCCTGGACAGCTTCGACTCGCTCTGGGCGCT
This window contains:
- a CDS encoding lipopolysaccharide kinase InaA family protein; protein product: MSQWKLAEGLDADVAELFADLDKVFALEGDWITGDPLSEVLRVEHRGVRYYVKRYWAAGKGLRRWLGRPRVKAEWQNLKYFAKWGIPTAPVVGWGQERRAGAFHRGALITQELKGTVDMAELAKQGDPRLADPRWVDRVSRQLAKATRCLHDHGFAHNDLKWRNLLVDETGELFLIDCPTGTFWWGPFLHYRVIKDLACLDKVAKYHLSRSQRLRFYLQYQDRPGLERNDKRRIRQILKFFEGRE